A single region of the Hippoglossus hippoglossus isolate fHipHip1 chromosome 17, fHipHip1.pri, whole genome shotgun sequence genome encodes:
- the LOC117778882 gene encoding alanine aminotransferase 2-like isoform X2, whose translation MSVLQEMSPNVKQMRQLEYAVLARQAIRIREELKQGVRKPYKEVIDVCWGDPHRAGIKPLSFVRQVLAACLYPQLVNSDKLPVDVRQRAQRLLQECCGGSVGAYTNTRGIPEIVHRVSEFITRRDGGAPSPPENIYISPGSQWALTNMLKILVNSKASTRTGVLTPVPCHSTTTLSLEGLGAVIVPYYLSERQGWELQVEELQQALDSAKGVCNPMALYVINPGNPSGHVQSRKSMQEVIRFVSEKRLFLLADEVYQECVYGENSEFVSYKRVLAEMGPPLSDTVELASFHSASKGYMGECGLRGGYVELVNLDPAVMKYIYTIFSMDTCAPVLGQMALDLMMNPPQPGDPSYPLYDVEKQPIRTALVHNVKTARAVLNSLPGFCCQPVEEVGMKPDTFYCSRLLEEAGVLVSPGCEYGQKEGTFHIRFCIMTPQDIMEELLKRLTSFHTQFMEDFS comes from the exons ATGTCCGTGCTGCAGGAGATGAGTCCAAATGTGAAGCAGATGAGGCAGTTGGAGTACGCAGTCCTGGCCAGACAAGCAATCCGGATCAGGGAAGAGCTCAAACag GGAGTGAGAAAACCGTACAAAGAAGTGATAGATGTCTGCTGGGGCGACCCGCACAGGGCAGGAATCAAACCTCTGTCGTTTGTCCGTCAG GTTCTGGCAGCGTGTCTTTACCCTCAGCTTGTGAACAGTGACAAACTGCCTGTGGACGTCAGACAGAGGGCCCAGAGGCTGCTTCAGGAATGCTGTGGAGGGAGTGtag GTGCCTATACAAACACAAGAGGTATTCCAGAAATAGTCCACAGAGTCTCTGAATTCATAACCAGACGAGATGGTGGCGCTCCGTCCCCCCCTGAAAACATATACATCAGCCCAGGCTCACAGTGGGCGCTCACG AATATGCTCAAGATCCTGGTGAACAGCAAAGCTTCTACCAGAACCGGCGTTTTGACTCCAGTGCCGTGTCACAGCACAACCACGTTGTCCTTAGAGGGACTGGGAGCCGTCATCGTTCCCTATTACCTGAGTGAGAGGCAGGGCTgggagctgcaggtggaggagctgcaacAAGCGCTGGACTCTGCCAAGGGAGTGTGTAATCCTATGGCTCTGTATGTCATCAACCCTGGAAATCCATCAG GTCACGTCCAAAGCAGGAAATCCATGCAGGAGGTGATCCGATTTGTTTCAGAGAAGAGACTCTTCCTTCTGGCGGATGAG GTTTATCAGGAATGTGTTTATGGGGAGAACAGTGAGTTTGTCTCCTATAAGAGGGTCCTGGCAGAGATGGGGCCTCCTCTTTCAGACACAGTGGAGCTGGCTTCCTTCCACTCAGCGTCCAAAGGCTACAtgggaga GTGCGGTCTACGTGGTGGATATGTGGAGCTGGTAAATCTGGACCCTGCTGTTATGAAATACATCTACACGATATTCTCCATGGACACCTGTGCCCCTGTGCTGGGTCAGATGGCTCTGGATCTGATGATGAACCCTCCACAACCAGGAGATCCATCATACCCTCTGTATGATGTG gagaaacaacCCATCAGGACTGCGCTGGTTCATAATGTAAAGACAGCACGTGCGGTTTTAAACAGTCTGCCGGGTTTCTGCTGCCAGCCCGTGGAG GAAGTGGGAATGAAGCCAGACACGTTCTACTGCTCCAGGCTGCTAGAGGAGGCTGGTGTGTTAGTCAGTCCAGGTTGTGAGTACGGACAAAAGGAAGGCACCTTCCACATCAG ATTTTGCATCATGACGCCTCAGGACATCATGGAGGAACTACTGAAACGTCTGACAAGCTTCCACACACAGTTCATGGAAGATTTTTCTTAA
- the LOC117778885 gene encoding ranBP-type and C3HC4-type zinc finger-containing protein 1-like yields the protein MALSSGGWAPPAPVPASSSQQAACGGPAPTACCTTVLMSVRVSVCHSGIRPLCLPGAGSETLRLQLSMDPSRAGEFRLALRDTSGNRSVFIAEFDLRSVQYEVKSPRCHEMRLAAPPHDCIRFNFRCDREAEEWATVVMSSLREAHRVANINTYESDARQNHTVAAMEQWSAASLPVTEELCLELARAIEAGDTQAASQHVSALARQKAVLTIQLSEKNYAEGEISLSVVVEDVSSSCCVTVKVFPYMTVAALKQQVFLEYGFHPRVQRWVIGQCLCTEPRSLASYGVQKDGDTAYLYLISARQARVTRQLFQQDLESALLAPPVPPGNGPISQDWRAYSTLPSRLPHNNQGGAGGGGGDRPADIKDVLDLENLRLSDHTNKASKTQTEWACPSCTFINKLSRPGCEICATARPDTHIQQEKGRREERGEPGLSSSS from the exons ATGGCTCTCAGCTCGGGCGGCTGGGCTCCTCCAGCCCCGGTGCCTGCCTCCTCGTCCCAGCAGGCTGCCTGCGGCGGGCCTGCGCCGaccgcctgctgcaccaccgTGCTAATGTCGGTCCGGGTGTCGGTGTGCCACTCCGGGATCCGGCCGCTGTGTCTCCCCGGGGCGGGCAGCGAGACTCTGCGCCTCCAGCTCAGCATGGACCCGAGCCGGGCCGGAGAGTTCCGCCTGGCGCTGCGAGACACGAGCGGAAACCGCAGTGTG TTCATTGCCGAGTTTGACCTGCGCTCGGTGCAGTATGAGGTCAAGTCCCCTCGCTGCCATGAGATGCGACTCGCGGCTCCACCACACGACTGCATCCGCTTCAACTTCCGCTGCGACCGGGAGGCGGAGGAGTGGGCCACAGTGGTGATGTCATCACTCAGAGAGGCACATAGAG TTGCAAACATTAACACGTACGAATCAGATGCCAGACAGAACCATACGGTAGCAGCCATGGAGCAGTGGAGCGCTGCCTCGCTGCCGGTAACTG AGGAGCTGTGCTTGGAGCTCGCCAGGGCCATCGAAGCAGGCGACACTCAAGCCGCTTCCCAGCACGTGTCCGCTCTGGCTCGACAAAAAGCGGTGCTGACGATCCAGCTGTCTGAAAAGAACTACGCAGAAGGGGAGATTAG TCTGTCTGTGGTTGTGGAGGATGTTTCGTCGTCCTGTTGCGTCACAGTGAAAGTGTTCCCCTACATGACGGTAGCTGCCCTCAAGCAACAg gtgtTTCTCGAGTACGGTTTCCATCCTCGCGTGCAGCGCTGGGTGATCGGTCAGTGTTTGTGCACCGAGCCGAGGTCGTTAGCGTCGTACGGGGTGCAGAAGGACGGGGACACGGCGTACCTCTACCTGATCTCCGCCCGGCAGGCCCGCGTTACCCGCCAGCTGTTCCAGCAGGACCTGGAGAGCGCCCTCCTCGCCCCTCCTGTCCCCCCAGGCAATGGACCCATCTCGCAGGATTGGAGGGCTTATAGCACGCTGCCCTCGAGGCTACCACACAACAACCAGG gcggagcaggaggaggcggaggcgATAGACCAGCTGATATCAAAGATGTCCTCGACTTAGAGAATCTGCGCCTGAGTGATCACACCAACAAAGCCAGTAAAACACAG ACCGAGTGGGCGTGTCCCTCATGCACTTTCATCAACAAACTGTCTCGTCCGGGCTGCGAAATCTGTGCCACAGCCcgaccagacacacacatccagcag gagaaagggaggagagaggagcgggGGGAGCCTggtttgagcagcagcagctga
- the LOC117778882 gene encoding alanine aminotransferase 2-like isoform X1: MSVLQEMSPNVKQMRQLEYAVLARQAIRIREELKQGVRKPYKEVIDVCWGDPHRAGIKPLSFVRQVLAACLYPQLVNSDKLPVDVRQRAQRLLQECCGGSVGAYTNTRGIPEIVHRVSEFITRRDGGAPSPPENIYISPGSQWALTNMLKILVNSKASTRTGVLTPVPCHSTTTLSLEGLGAVIVPYYLSERQGWELQVEELQQALDSAKGVCNPMALYVINPGNPSGHVQSRKSMQEVIRFVSEKRLFLLADEVYQECVYGENSEFVSYKRVLAEMGPPLSDTVELASFHSASKGYMGECGLRGGYVELVNLDPAVMKYIYTIFSMDTCAPVLGQMALDLMMNPPQPGDPSYPLYDVEKQPIRTALVHNVKTARAVLNSLPGFCCQPVEAGIFVFPRLHIPSKAIQKAKEVGMKPDTFYCSRLLEEAGVLVSPGCEYGQKEGTFHIRFCIMTPQDIMEELLKRLTSFHTQFMEDFS, encoded by the exons ATGTCCGTGCTGCAGGAGATGAGTCCAAATGTGAAGCAGATGAGGCAGTTGGAGTACGCAGTCCTGGCCAGACAAGCAATCCGGATCAGGGAAGAGCTCAAACag GGAGTGAGAAAACCGTACAAAGAAGTGATAGATGTCTGCTGGGGCGACCCGCACAGGGCAGGAATCAAACCTCTGTCGTTTGTCCGTCAG GTTCTGGCAGCGTGTCTTTACCCTCAGCTTGTGAACAGTGACAAACTGCCTGTGGACGTCAGACAGAGGGCCCAGAGGCTGCTTCAGGAATGCTGTGGAGGGAGTGtag GTGCCTATACAAACACAAGAGGTATTCCAGAAATAGTCCACAGAGTCTCTGAATTCATAACCAGACGAGATGGTGGCGCTCCGTCCCCCCCTGAAAACATATACATCAGCCCAGGCTCACAGTGGGCGCTCACG AATATGCTCAAGATCCTGGTGAACAGCAAAGCTTCTACCAGAACCGGCGTTTTGACTCCAGTGCCGTGTCACAGCACAACCACGTTGTCCTTAGAGGGACTGGGAGCCGTCATCGTTCCCTATTACCTGAGTGAGAGGCAGGGCTgggagctgcaggtggaggagctgcaacAAGCGCTGGACTCTGCCAAGGGAGTGTGTAATCCTATGGCTCTGTATGTCATCAACCCTGGAAATCCATCAG GTCACGTCCAAAGCAGGAAATCCATGCAGGAGGTGATCCGATTTGTTTCAGAGAAGAGACTCTTCCTTCTGGCGGATGAG GTTTATCAGGAATGTGTTTATGGGGAGAACAGTGAGTTTGTCTCCTATAAGAGGGTCCTGGCAGAGATGGGGCCTCCTCTTTCAGACACAGTGGAGCTGGCTTCCTTCCACTCAGCGTCCAAAGGCTACAtgggaga GTGCGGTCTACGTGGTGGATATGTGGAGCTGGTAAATCTGGACCCTGCTGTTATGAAATACATCTACACGATATTCTCCATGGACACCTGTGCCCCTGTGCTGGGTCAGATGGCTCTGGATCTGATGATGAACCCTCCACAACCAGGAGATCCATCATACCCTCTGTATGATGTG gagaaacaacCCATCAGGACTGCGCTGGTTCATAATGTAAAGACAGCACGTGCGGTTTTAAACAGTCTGCCGGGTTTCTGCTGCCAGCCCGTGGAGGCAGGAATATTTGTGTTCCCCAGACTTCATATTCCATCTAAAGCCATTCAGAAAGCCAAG GAAGTGGGAATGAAGCCAGACACGTTCTACTGCTCCAGGCTGCTAGAGGAGGCTGGTGTGTTAGTCAGTCCAGGTTGTGAGTACGGACAAAAGGAAGGCACCTTCCACATCAG ATTTTGCATCATGACGCCTCAGGACATCATGGAGGAACTACTGAAACGTCTGACAAGCTTCCACACACAGTTCATGGAAGATTTTTCTTAA
- the gpaa1 gene encoding glycosylphosphatidylinositol anchor attachment 1 protein has protein sequence MGLLSDPNRRRALISLLTRLNTPICMVCYMAGVAWFMGLAFEPFTLRTYMSENAMGSTMVEERFPAGERALATGREFAAHKKKTGGMPVDWLVKTMQARGLEVFTQSFSRTLPFPDEDKERYMVKGTNVYGILRAPRAPRTEALVLSARCSPGDDNNQAVGLLLGLAQYFRGQIYLAKDIIFLVNEHDLIGMQAWLEGYHHTNTTGMDWTPLQGRGGSIQAALSLELSHDLITSLDLVLEGLNGQLPNLDLANLFYAFCQKIGVLCTIQGKLQRNDWDSVSGYSHAVQTMMLMVMKQASGRPWGDHGLFLRYHIEAATIKGINSFRQYKTDATTVGRLLEGMYRKLNNLLERLHQSYFFYLMPSLSHFVSIGYYMPAFGLLAVILLLRALDLWVQLVTPPPRTEDGVIDIEQSNPGVLSVLTPLVISHMTGVALYMLPIRFQELAVEHFPVSETEAVVLTAIAVYTAGLALPHNTNRLLSGEGTEQGWKVLKLVAVLYLAVLLGCTALINFSLGFILALSLVPVAAFVTPHVPKVLSAFVLVILSPACTLLFSVFFFQELQEIPVSFQEGWLLYLSVISQGILDHCLYGSLVYPLIALLVYPCWLLFWNILFWK, from the exons ATGGGGCTGCTGTCGGACCCGAACCGGAGACGGGCTCTGATCAGCCTGCTCACCCGCCTCAACACCCCCATCTG TATGGTCTGCTACATGGCGGGCGTGGCCTGGTTCATGGGTTTGGCGTTCGAGCCCTTCACCCTGCGGACGTACATGTCAGAGAACGCCATGGGGTCCACCATGGTGGAGGAGCGGTTTCCAGCAGGGGAGAGGGCGCTGGCCACCGGCAGAGAGTTCGCTGCTCATAAGAAGAAAACTGG tgggATGCCTGTGGATTGGTTGGTGAAGACGATGCAGGCTAGAGGGTTAGAAGTGTTTACACAGAGCTTCTCTCGCACCCTTCCCTTTCCTgatgaagacaaagagagatAT ATGGTGAAAGGCACGAATGTATACGGGATCCTCCGGGCCCCTCGAGCTCCACGGACTGAAGCGCTGGTGCTGAGCGCTCGCTGCAGCCCGGGTGACGACAACAACCAGGCTGTGGGACTGCTGCTTGGTTTGGCCCAGTACTTCAGGG GTCAGATTTACTTGGCCAAGGACATAATCTTCCTGGTGAATGAACATGATCTGATTGGTATGCAGGCCTGGCTGGAGGGCTACCACCACACCAACACCACAG GAATGGACTGGACTCCGCTGCAGGGCCGCGGCGGTTCAATCCAGGCTGCTCTGTCCCTGGAGCTCAGCCACGACCTCATCACCAGCCTGGATCTGGTGTTGGAAGGCCTCAACGGCCAGTTACCCAACCTGGACTTAGCCAACCTCTTCTATGCCTTCTGCCAGAAGATAGGAGTCCTGTGCACCATCCAGGGCAAG CTGCAGAGGAACGACTGGGACAGTGTATCTGGCTACAGCCACGCAGTCCAGACCATGATGCTGATGGTAATGAAGCAGGCCAGTGGGCGACCTTGGGGGGATCACGGCTTGTTCCTGCGCTACCACATTGAGGCCGCCACCATCAAGGGCATCAACAGCTTCCGCCAGTACAAGACTGACGCCACCACCGTCGGCAG ACTCCTGGAAGGAATGTATCGTAAGCTGAATAACCTTCTGGAGCGTCTGCACCAATCCTACTTCTTCTACCTCATGCCGTCGCtctctcactttgtctccattGGTTACTACATGCCCGCCTTCGGCCTGCTCGCCGTCATTCTGTTGCTTCGT GCCTTAGACCTGTGGGTTCAACTTGTGACTCCACCACCGAGGACAGAAGATGGCGTCATTGACATTGAGCAG TCGAATCCAGGAGTGCTGTCTGTGCTGACTCCTCTGGTGATCAGCCACATGACTGGAGTAGCTCTGTACATGCTGCCGATCCGTTTCCAGGAGCTGGCCGTCGAACACTTCCCGGTGTCTGAGACCGAGGCCGTGGTCCTGACTGCCATTGCTGTTTACACGGCGGGGCTGGCTTTGCCTCATAACACAAACAG ACTCCTATCGGGCGAGGGGACGGAGCAGGGCTGGAAGGTGCTGAAGCTGGTCGCAGTGCTTTACCTGGCCGTGCTGCTGGGTTGCACCGCCCTCATCAACTTCTCTCTGGGCTTCATCCTGGCTCTCAGCCTGGTGCCTGTGGCCGCCTTCGTCACACCCCACGTCCCAAA GGTTCTGTCGGCCTTCGTCTTGGTCATCCTCAGCCCAGCCTGCACGCTCCTCTTCTCCGTTTTTTTCTTCCAAGAGCTGCAGGAAATACCCGTCAGCTTCCAGGAAGGTTGGTTGCTCTACCTGTCGGTCATCTCGCAGGGCATCTTGGACCACTGCCTGTACGGCTCTCTGGTCTACCCACTGATAGCCCTGCTGGTCTATCCTTGCTGGCTGCTGTTCTGGAACATCCTCTTCTGGAAGTAG